Proteins from one Leucoraja erinacea ecotype New England unplaced genomic scaffold, Leri_hhj_1 Leri_880S, whole genome shotgun sequence genomic window:
- the LOC129694974 gene encoding histone H2B-like translates to MPDLPKTVPKKETAAKKGAKKALPKSAGKGGKKRRRSRKESYSIYIYKVMKQVHPDTGISSKAMGIMNSFVNDIFERIAGEASRLAHYNKRATISSREIQTAVRLLLPGELAKHAVSEGTKAVTKYTSSK, encoded by the coding sequence ATGCCTGATCTGCCGAAAACAGTCCCCAAGAAGGAAACAGCCGCCAAGAAGGGCGCAAAGAAAGCTTTGCCGAAATCCGCAGGCAAAGGGGGCAAGAAGCGCAGGAGGTCGAGGAAGGAGAGTTACTCCATCTACATCTACAAAGTGATGAAGCAGGTTCACCCAGATACCGGCATCTCCTCCAAGGCCATGGGCATCATGAACTCGTTCGTCAACGATATTTTCGAGCGCATCGCGGGCGAGGCTTCCCGCCTGGCGCATTATAACAAGCGGGCGACCATCAGTTCCCGAGAGATTCAGACCGCCGTGCGCCTGCTTCTTCCCGGGGAGCTGGCCAAGCACGCCGTGTCGGAAGGGACAAAGGCGGTGACCAAGTACACCAGTTCCAAATAA